A window of the Candidatus Omnitrophota bacterium genome harbors these coding sequences:
- a CDS encoding glutamate--tRNA ligase — protein sequence MIRVRFAPSPTGNLHIGGARTALFNWLFAQAKNGEFVLRIEDTDSLRSRQEFVDEILNSLKWLGFSWDGMEFQSKRFELYRSQADRLLKDGSAYIEKTDKGEAVIYKVKPQKIIIDDLIRGCIEFDTSVIKDQVLIKSDGTPTYNFACVVDDALMQISHVVRGDDHISNTPKQILIYQALGFDLPKFAHLPLILGMEGGRLSKRTGATAISEYRAMGYLAPALVNYLLLLSWSPGENREIIDINEAVKLFELEKVNKTAATFDLKKLDWMNNQYIKNAETNLLAENIISLLIERGMIKKDDFDRNYIISLVKLFQPRLAKVNDFCDWADFFFAEDIKITPELENKFFSKDLSKEFGLFVARLKGLEQFDIQNIETAFRELVGELGIQAKELIHPVRVALTGKTVGPGLFEVIYYLGKDRAIERLSRRLRKE from the coding sequence ATGATAAGAGTGAGGTTCGCGCCGTCGCCCACCGGGAATTTACATATCGGCGGGGCAAGGACAGCGCTTTTTAATTGGCTATTTGCGCAGGCAAAAAATGGCGAGTTTGTATTACGTATCGAAGATACCGATAGCCTGCGCTCAAGGCAGGAGTTTGTAGATGAAATTCTGAATAGCCTTAAGTGGCTTGGATTTAGCTGGGACGGTATGGAATTCCAAAGTAAAAGATTTGAACTTTACCGTTCCCAGGCAGACAGGCTGCTAAAAGACGGATCGGCATATATTGAGAAAACAGATAAGGGAGAAGCTGTTATTTATAAAGTTAAGCCTCAAAAGATTATAATCGATGACCTTATAAGGGGCTGTATTGAATTCGATACCAGTGTGATTAAGGACCAGGTTTTGATAAAATCAGACGGTACACCTACATATAATTTTGCCTGCGTAGTAGATGATGCGCTTATGCAAATCAGCCATGTTGTGCGCGGAGACGACCATATATCGAATACCCCTAAACAAATCTTGATTTATCAGGCGCTAGGTTTTGATTTGCCGAAATTTGCGCACCTTCCTTTAATCCTCGGCATGGAGGGGGGGCGTCTTTCAAAGAGGACCGGAGCTACGGCAATAAGCGAATACAGGGCAATGGGATATTTAGCGCCGGCATTAGTGAATTATCTCTTGTTGTTGAGTTGGTCTCCCGGGGAAAATCGCGAGATCATAGATATCAATGAGGCTGTTAAATTGTTTGAGCTGGAAAAAGTAAATAAAACGGCAGCAACATTTGATTTAAAGAAACTGGACTGGATGAATAACCAATATATCAAGAATGCAGAAACCAATCTTTTGGCTGAAAATATAATTTCACTGCTCATTGAAAGGGGCATGATAAAAAAAGATGATTTTGATAGAAATTACATTATTTCTTTGGTAAAATTATTTCAACCTCGGCTTGCAAAGGTTAATGATTTCTGTGATTGGGCAGATTTCTTTTTCGCCGAAGATATTAAAATAACACCGGAACTTGAAAATAAATTTTTTAGCAAAGATTTATCTAAGGAGTTCGGGCTTTTTGTGGCTAGGCTCAAGGGCTTAGAGCAGTTTGATATCCAAAACATTGAGACTGCCTTTAGAGAGCTAGTCGGTGAGCTGGGTATTCAGGCCAAGGAATTGATACATCCGGTCAGGGTGGCTTTAACCGGTAAAACCGTGGGGCCCGGGCTGTTTGAAGTCATATATTATCTGGGTAAAGATAGAGCAATAGAGCGTTTAAGCAGGAGGTTAAGAAAGGAGTAA